The following proteins come from a genomic window of Alosa sapidissima isolate fAloSap1 chromosome 20, fAloSap1.pri, whole genome shotgun sequence:
- the sord gene encoding sorbitol dehydrogenase has protein sequence MDKTNLSVVLHSKGDLRLEHRPIPEPGPNEVLLQMHSVGICGSDVHYWQNGRIGDFVVKKPMVLGHEASGRVVKVGSDVTHLKPGDRVAVEPGVPREMDEFFKSGRYNLSPTIFFCATPPDDGNLCRYYKHSANFCYKLPDNVTFEEGALIEPLSVGIHACSRAGVALGSTVLVCGAGPIGLVCLLAAKAMGASQVVITDLSLERLSMAKELGADFPLEVKREDTAEQLAKKVEGLLGDQPHVTIECTGVQSSVQTAIYATRPGGVVVLVGMGAEMTTVPLLNAAVREVDIRGVFRYCNTWPMAISMLASKKVNVAPLVTHRFPLEQAVQAFETTRQGLGVKVMLKCDENDQNP, from the exons AGGTGTTACTGCAGATGCACTCTGTGGGGATCTGCGGATCCGATGTCCACTACTGGCAGAACGGACGAATTGGAGACTTTGTGGTGAAGAAGCCCATGGTTCTCGGGCATGAGGCGTCCGGCCGGGTCGTCAAGGTGGGTTCGGACGTCACTCACCTCAAACCAG GGGACAGAGTTGCGGTAGAGCCCGGTGTGCCCCGGGAAATGGACGAGTTCTTCAAGTCAGGACGCTACAATCTTTCCCCAACAATATTCTTCTGCGCCACACCCCCCGACGATGGCAACCTTTGCCGATACTACAAACACAGTGCCAACTTCTGTTACAA GTTGCCCGATAACGTAACGTTTGAGGAAGGAGCGTTGATTGAGCCCCTGTCTGTGGGCATTCACGCCTGCAGCAGAGCCGGGGTGGCCTTGGGGAGTACTGTGCTCGTCTGTGGGGCAG GCCCCATTGGTCTGGTGTGTCTGTTGGCGGCGAAAGCCATGGGAGCCTCTCAGGTTGTCATAACTG ACCTTTCGTTGGAGAGGCTCTCCATGGCGAAGGAGCTGGGGGCGGACTTCCCTCTGGAGGTGAAGAGGGAGGACACAGCGGAGCAGCTGGCTAAGAAGGTTGAGGGGTTGCTGGGGGACCAGCCCCACGTCACCATTGAGTGTACCGGCGTCCAGAGCAGCGTGCAGACTGCCATCTAC GCCACGCGCCCTGGGggtgtggtggtgctggtggggaTGGGGGCGGAGATGACCACAGTCCCCCTCCTCAACGCGGCGGTCAGAGAGGTGGACATCAGAGGGGTGTTCCGCTACTGCAACAC ttGGCCCATGGCCATCTCAATGCTGGCTTCTAAGAAGGTGAACGTGGCGCCACTGGTGACGCACCGTTTCCCCCTGGAGCAGGCCGTGCAGGCTTTCGAGACCACCCGCCAGGGCCTCGGCGTCAAGGTCATGCTCAAGTGCGACGAAAACGACCAGAACCCCTGA